ATTTTGCCTCGGCGGCGTTATTCACCGGCTGGCCAACCAGGGGCACGATGTCACCGTCGCCTACATGACCTCCGGTAACCTCGCAGTGCCCGATCCCGACGCCCGACGCGCCATTGAGCTCATCAACGAAATGGGCGAGAGCATCCAGGACGATACCGAGGTAAAGCACGCCCGTCTGTTAGAGCAACAACTCAACGAAAAGGGTCTGCTTGGCGAAGACACGCCGGAGCTACGCCAGCTAAAGGGCCTCATTCGCCGCGGCGAAGCACGCTCATCCGCCCGCCAGTTGGAGCTCGCGCCAGAGCAACTGCGCTTCCTCGATCTGCCCTTCTACGAGAATGGCCGCTACCGCCGCTTTAAAACCGACGAGGCAGATGTGGCCGCCATGGTAAAGCTGCTGGAGGAAATTCAACCGCACCAAATTTTTACCACTGGCTTGGGCCAGGACCCGCTTTCCTCGCCAGCACTTTGCTTCGATGTCCTGCTGTCCGCCCTCAAGAAATGCAAAGACAGCGCCTGGCTCAAAGATTGCCTTTTCTGGCTCTATCGCGGTCCGGGCGCGGAATGGGAAATGCATGAGATCGACATGGCCGTGCCTCTCTCTCCGGATGAGTTGGAATTTAAAATCAAGGGCATCTACCAACACCAGACTCAGCGCAGCCAGTCGCCGTCAGCTTCCCGACAAAGCGAAAATTCTTGGAATCTCGCCAGCGAGTTAAACCGCACCACCGCAAATTACTATGACCAACTTGGACTATCTGAATACGAAGCCATCGAATGCTTCAAACGGTTCGAACCCCATGCTTAACCCCCTCTCCATTCAGTCCAAAATCACGCCCGCGCTCGACCCCGGGTTCATGCCGGCCTCGCTGTGGAATCGCCGCTACCGCGAGCTGGCAAGGCAGTCTTCCGGCATGCGTGAGGTCCGCTTTACTATCACGCGTCCAACCGGAGAAGCCTGGTCCTTCGACACAATCATGCTGCCAGACACGCCGCAAAACGCGGAGATCAATTGGCTATACGCTGAGCGGTTGGTAAAATTCCTTCTCTGGGCCTGGGGCGGCAGTTGCATTTATATCAACGGTGCCCGCGAAATCACCGCGATGCTTCGGCAGACTTACTGCGCCGATGGCAAGCGCGCCTTCGACCACGAGTTCATGGGCAATACTTGCTTTGGCGAGGCGCTCAGTATCGAGATCGGCGAAGCTCCGGCGAACCATGGCACGAGCTCGAAACCCAGCAATGCGCGCAAGCTCGACGGTTGCCGGATCGGCTTCGATCTCGGCGGAAGTGACCGCAAATGCGCAGCGCTGATCGACGGCGAAGTCGTTTACTCCGAGGAGGTGAAGTGGGATCCGTATTTCCAGGAAGACCCGGCGTATCATTTGGCAGGCATTCGCGACAGCTTGCAACTCGCCGCCAAGCACCTACCCCGCGTCGACGCCATCGGCGGAAGCGCTGCCGGTATTTACATTGCCAACGAGCCACGCGTGGCCTCGCTCTTTCGCGGGGTGAATCCGGAAAACTTCGACCGTTCGATCCGCGGCATTTTCAAGCAATTAGCCGACGAATGGCAGGTCCCGCTTGTAGTCGCCAACGACGGCGACGTCACCGCACTGGCCGGCTCGATGTCACTCGGTGACAACGCAGTGCTCGGCATTTCGATGGGCACCAGCCTCGCGGCCGGGTATGTTGACACCCAAGGCGAAGTCCTCGGCTGGCTGAACGAACTCGCCTTTGCGCCGATCGATTACCGGATCAATGCGCCCATCGATGAGTGGAGCGGCGACGGTGGTTGCGGCGTGCAGTATTTCTCCCAGCAAGCCGTTGCCCGCTTAATCCCGGCTTCCGGCTTGGACATCGACGACCACCTAAAACTCCCGGAAAAGCTCGAAGCCGTTCAAGCTGCGATGAAGACGGGGGACGAACGCGCCGCCAACATCTACGACACCATCGGGGTTTACTTCGGCTACGCGCTCGCGCACTACGCCGACTTTTATGACTACCGCCACATCTTGTTCCTCGGTCGCGTGAGCTCAGGCGAAGGCGGACAACGCCTCCTCGATAAGTCTCAACACGTGCTGGAGCAGGAGCATCCAGAGCTCGCGGCGCAGATCAAAATCAGCACGCCCGACGAAAAAATGAAACGCCACGGTCAGGCCATTGCCGCCGCCAGTTTGCCAACCATTCAAGCCTAAATGATGATCCCTCTTTCCCACGAACAAGCCGAGCTGTTCATCCCCGACGAAGCACTTGGCAGTGAAGCCATTTCCCGCACCACGCACCTGGGCATCGGTGCCCATCAGGACGACTTGGAGTTCATGGCACTGCACGGAATTTTGCAGTGCTTTCAGCGCGATGACCAGTGGTTTGGCGGCGTCACCTGCACCGACGGCGCAGGCAGCGCGCGCACCGGCCCCTACGCCGACTTCACCGATGAGCAGATGAAGCAAGTGCGCGTGCAGGAACAAAACACCGCTGCCATCATCGGCCAATACAGCTTCATCGCTCAGCTTGCGCATCCCAGTAGCACCTGCAAACAAGGTGCCCTGCGTCAGCCCGTGATCGACGACTTAAAACGCATTCTCGAAACCGCGCGACCAGACTGTGTTTACACGCACAACCCCGCTGACAAGCACGCGACACACATCGGCGTGTTTCTGGCAACAGTGGCAGCGATCCGAGCGTTGCCCAAAGAAGCACGTCCCAAGCAACTGATTGGCTGCGAAGTGTGGCGTTCCCTTGATTGGCTGAACGACGAGGATAAAACCATTCTCCCGCTGAGCAAGCACCCGAACCTCGCCGCGTCGCTCAACGGCGTGTTTGATTCACAAATCTCCGGAGGCAAACGCTACGACCTAGCGGTGGAAGGTCGTCGCCTAGCTAACGCGACGTTCTTCGATTCCCACTCGGTCGACCAACACAACCGCGTCGCCTTCGCGCTCGACCTAACGCCACTCATTGAGGACGACGATCTCTCACCCGCTGAATACGTGAACCGCTACCTCACGAAATTCACACAAAGCGTGCAGGCTCAGTTTGAGAGCTTAGCCTAAACCGCCGGGAAATTATTGGACGTATTGGATGAGACAGGCGAGCCGTTGTCCGCAAGAGGCAAAGGCATTTTTAAACTGCCCATCCAGAAAGGGCGACTTTTACTGAAAGCGACGAAGCGAGTTTGACCCGGACCGGGTGGCCCGTAAATTGCCGCAATGAGTTTGCGCATTTATGTGGACTTCAAGATGCCCCCCGATGCTCGCCAGTGGTTGGAAAACAACGTTGGCGAGCACGAGTTGATTTTCCCATTGCAGCCGATGACGTCGGTGCTCGCCAAGCCAGAGCCGGACCCGCAATTTCAGACGGCGGATATCGCCTTTGGTCAGCCGAGCGTCGAGTCAGTCCAACAAGCGACCAACCTTCGCTGGCTCAGCATCAGCTCATCCGGGATGACGCGCTACGATAACGACGCGTTCCGCACCCTGATGCAGGAACGGCAAACGGCCGTCACCCACAGCGCCACGGTGTTTAACCGCGCCTGCGCACTCCACGCCTTTAGCTTCATGCTCGCCGAGGCCCGCAAACTGCCCGAGGCGCTGCAGACCCAGGTCGCGCACTCCAGCCCTGGCTGGCCAGACATCCGGGCGCGCTCGACCTTACTCGAAGGCGACAGCGTGCTGATCGTTGGCCACGGTGCGATTGGCCGTCGGTTGGTCGAGCTGCTGCAGCCGCTGGGCATGCAGATAAAAGGCTACCGGCGGCGTCCACGCGGCGACGAAGGCATCCCCATGGTCACCGAGAAGGAGTATCCCTTCGCACTGGCCTCCGCCGATCACGTGATCAACATCCTCCCCGAAAGCGATGCCACGCGCCACTTCTTTAACGCCCGCAGCTTCGCCACGATGAAATACGGCGCAGTGTTTTACAACATTGGCCGCGGCGCCACTGTCGACCAGGATGCGCTGGCAGAGTTTCTGTTGTTCAAGAAACTCAAAGCCGCCTGGCTGGACGTCACCACCCCTGAGCCCTTACCGCGCGGGCACATGCTGCTGTCTTTACCAAATTGCCACATCACACCGCACATTGCCGGCGGTCATCACGGCGAACACATGACGCTGGTGCGCCATTTTATCGACAACCTGCGCCGCTTCGAACAAGGCGAGACCTTGGTGGATCGGGTGATGTAGCCAATCTTAGGCGGATAGAACTACCACTTAGCTCGTGGTCGTTGAGCTGGGTGCTCTTGCCTAAAATAAGCTACAACATCCCTCCTCAGATATAAATTCCAAACCGCAATAGCCACTGCAATCAAAACCATAAAGGCCAAAACACTTCCGGGCACATCCTCGAATTTTGGGTCCCAAAAACCGAAAAGACAGATACAAATAACGGCTCCCAACAATACATGCCGGGTCCAAGGCAAAGCACTGTAAATCAAGCTACCCAGGATGATCATCCCGATACCCATAGCGCAGAATACAGCGCCGTATCCGGTTGACCAAAGTTCTTGAGCGTTTATCTGCCGTCCGGAGTCCACCTGAGAGAGCGGACTCATTGAGGCAAAAACTGCGATAGGTCCAAGCAACCAGCACACAACGACAAGCTCCCTTAGAAAGTCAGGGATGGATTGTAGGCGCAGCCAGAATTTAACGATGTAAGCCTTCATCTAATGATGTGAGAATGCTTACAATTTATGATAGGAACAATTTAATTTAAAGGCAATTATTCCTATAAGACTACGGCAGCCAGGGATACTTTTTAAAGTCGGGTTTGCGCTTGTTGACGTAAGACTGGTGGCCCTCCTCGCCCTGCTCGGTCAGGTAATAGAGCAGCGTCGCGTTGCCGGCGAGCTCCTGGATGCCGGCCTGTCCGTCGAGCTCGGCGTTGAATGCGCTCTTGAGGCAACGGATGGCCAAGGGGCTGTGCTGCATCACGTCGCGCGCCCAGGCAATGCCCTCGGCTTCGAGCTGATCGACCGGCACGACCTTGTTCACGAGGCCCATGTCGAGCGCTTCCTGCGCGTCGTATTGACGGCAGAGATACCAAATTTCGCGGGCCTTCTTTTGGCCGACGCTGCGCGCCAAATAACTGGAACCGAAGCCGCCGTCGAAGCTGCCGACCTTGGGGCCGGTCTGGCCGAACACGGCGTTGTCCGCCGCAATCGTCATGTCGCAGACCACGTGGAGCACATGGCCGCCGCCGATCGCATAACCGGCGACGAGCGCGATCACCACCTTCGGCATGGAGCGGATCAGCTTTTGTAAATCGAGCACATTGAGGCGCGGCACGCCGTCCTTGCCCTGATAGCCACCGGCCTTGTCGCCGCGGATCTTCTGGTCGCCGCCGGAGCAAAAGGCGTATTTGCCATCGGTCTGCGGGTTCTGGCCACAGAGCAGCACGCAGCCGATCTCGGGGTCTTCGCGCGCATCGGTGAAGGCCTCGATCATTTCCATCACCGTATCGGGCGTGAAAGCGTTGCGGCGATGCGGGCGGTTGATGGTTACCTTGGCAATGCCCTCGCCGGGCAGCTTGTGGTAGAGAATTTCCTCAAAGGGCTTTACTTCGATCCAGTCGCTCATGGCTTAAAGTGGTTTTTTGAAAACAGAAAGATCGGGAAGAACGGAAAGTCAACTGCATCGAAACTTCCCGCTCTTCCCGATCTTCCTGTTTAAATTATCTTACTCGCAAATCTTGGCGTAAGCCTCGGCATCTAGCAGCGCAGGCGCTTCGGAGTCGTCGATCTTCACCTTGATCATCCAGCCTTCGCCGTAAGGGTCGCTGTTGACCAGCTCGGGCTCGCCGTCGAGGGCTTCGTTGATCGCGACCACCTCGCCGCTGACGGGCGCGTAGAGATCGGATGCGGCCTTGACGGATTCGACCGTGCCAAAGGTTTCGCCCTTTTCGATCACATCGCCCACGGCGGGCAGCTCGACAAAGGTGATGTCACCCAGGCTGGTTTGCGCGTGATCGGTGATGCCGATGGTCGCGCCGTCATCTTCTGCGCGCAGCCATTCGTGTTCTTCGGTGTATTTAAGGTCGGCCGGGATATTAGACATAGTGAGAGTGGTTCTGGTTAGAGATCAAAATTCAAACGACCATCCCGCCGACACAGTCCCCCGCCCCGCGAGATGAGGGCCCGCTTAGGCACCCTTCTTGCGCAGCATCTGGTCAACGCGCGTCACGCGGAACAGGCAAAGCGCCAGCCAGGCGAATCCCGCCATGACCAAAGACGTATAGGCCGTGAAAAAGAAACGCCAGCCAGCCTCGTAGAAAGGCACGTGCGGCGGAATCACGACGAAAAAGAAGAATAAAAACACCACGCCACAGACGACCACATCAATGAGGGCGCCGAGCGGAGTTACCAATTTGCGTTTTTCAGCTTCCATAGCAAAGTCGCGCAGTATGGCGCGGTGATCAACCGACGGTCAACGCGAAAAACCACCACCAGCGCGATTAAACGCGAGCCGCCTGCAGCCAGGTCTTGGCCATTAATCCGTGACCAGCCGGGCTTGGGTGCACGCCGTCATGCGCCCAATAGGCCATTTCCTGACGGGTGGCAGCCTGGGCAAAAACGCCGTCAAACGGGACAAATATCGCCTTATATTCACGGGCCAACTCACGGGCGACATGGATTTTCGGGTCCAAATCGGCCCGCCACGCCTTGCGGTCTTCAGGGATCGGCAGCAGGAACGGCTCGCAGATGATGAGCTGCTCAACCTTGTCTTTTACGCGGTCGAGGATGCCGCGGTAGCCCTCCTCGTATTGCTCGGCGCTGGTCGGATCGTTCTGGTCGAAGGCGCGCCAGCAGTCGTTGACGCCGATCAGGATCGAGAGCCAGTCGGGCTTTAAATCGATGCAATCCTCGTCCCAGCGGGCCGCGAGGTCCTTCACGCGGTTGCCCGAAATGCCTTTGTTGATGAACTTCAGGTTCGCCTCGGGATAGCGCGAGGCGAGCAGCGAGGCCACGATGCGCACGTAGCCGTGCCCGTAGCAGTTAACGTTGGTACGGTCGCGACCACAGTCAGTAATGCTGTCGCCTTGAAAGAGAATGGTTTGTCCGGGTTTAAAGGGGTGTCCCATGACCGTGAAGATCATACAAAAATGGTGTTGGCGAAAAGCATATTATTTGGCAATGGTTGCGCTCAACACACCTTGGACAGAGAAGTTTCTGTAAGGATTTGCAGCGGCCGACGTCTCAAGCTCGAACGTAGACATTATGCCAGAAATTGTAGATGACAACATCGCCTGCTTGCGACAAGGCGTCACGCTGCTAGTGGAGTTGGGCGACGCCGCGTTTTCCGAGGGCCAAACGCTGTGCTTTGGCAGCTCAATTGGCCAGCATCTGCGGCACAATATCGACCACGCCTATTGTTTCCTGCGGGGCCTCGCCAGCGGCAATATCGACTACGACGCCCGCGCCCGCGACTCGCGGCTGGAAACCGATGTCGCCTACGCCAGCGACGCACTGGAGGACCTGGCCAAGGAACTGGCGACCATCAGCGAGGCCGATCTGGAAAAACCCGTCACTGTGATGATGGACTCCGGTGCCGCGATCCCCACCCCGGCGCACTCCACCGTGCGGCGAGAATTGCAATTTTTGCTGAGCCATACGGTGCACCACTATGCGCTGATCAGCACCATTCGCCGCATCCAGGGCTGCGAGACGCCAGCCGAGTTTGGCGTCGCTCCGTCCACGCTCAAACACCAGCTCGCGGAGTAAGGCATGTGCACGGCGACTTGGTGGAACGGCGCAGACGGCTACGAGCTGTTTTTTAACCGCGACGAGCTCAAGACGCGTGACCTCGGCCTGCCACCACGCGAAGAACTGCTCAATGGCATTCGCTACCTCGCACCGCTCGATCCTACCGGCGGCGGCACTTGGCTACTCGTCAATGAATTTGGCCTGACCATCTGCCTGATCAACCAATATCCGGACAACCCGCGCAGCCCCGGCGCTCACCGCATCAGCCGGGGGCGGCTCGTCCGCAGCTTTGCCGACTGCCGGGACATCGCCGAGGTAAAAAGCCGCATCGCCGGCGCGGACCTCTGCCGCTACGAAGCGTTCTTACTCATCGCCGTCCAGCCCGGCCACGCCGGCCAAACGTTTACCTGGGACACCCGTTGCCTGTCGCAAAAGCAG
Above is a window of Cerasicoccus sp. TK19100 DNA encoding:
- a CDS encoding ROK family protein, producing MLNPLSIQSKITPALDPGFMPASLWNRRYRELARQSSGMREVRFTITRPTGEAWSFDTIMLPDTPQNAEINWLYAERLVKFLLWAWGGSCIYINGAREITAMLRQTYCADGKRAFDHEFMGNTCFGEALSIEIGEAPANHGTSSKPSNARKLDGCRIGFDLGGSDRKCAALIDGEVVYSEEVKWDPYFQEDPAYHLAGIRDSLQLAAKHLPRVDAIGGSAAGIYIANEPRVASLFRGVNPENFDRSIRGIFKQLADEWQVPLVVANDGDVTALAGSMSLGDNAVLGISMGTSLAAGYVDTQGEVLGWLNELAFAPIDYRINAPIDEWSGDGGCGVQYFSQQAVARLIPASGLDIDDHLKLPEKLEAVQAAMKTGDERAANIYDTIGVYFGYALAHYADFYDYRHILFLGRVSSGEGGQRLLDKSQHVLEQEHPELAAQIKISTPDEKMKRHGQAIAAASLPTIQA
- a CDS encoding PIG-L deacetylase family protein — encoded protein: MMIPLSHEQAELFIPDEALGSEAISRTTHLGIGAHQDDLEFMALHGILQCFQRDDQWFGGVTCTDGAGSARTGPYADFTDEQMKQVRVQEQNTAAIIGQYSFIAQLAHPSSTCKQGALRQPVIDDLKRILETARPDCVYTHNPADKHATHIGVFLATVAAIRALPKEARPKQLIGCEVWRSLDWLNDEDKTILPLSKHPNLAASLNGVFDSQISGGKRYDLAVEGRRLANATFFDSHSVDQHNRVAFALDLTPLIEDDDLSPAEYVNRYLTKFTQSVQAQFESLA
- a CDS encoding D-2-hydroxyacid dehydrogenase translates to MSLRIYVDFKMPPDARQWLENNVGEHELIFPLQPMTSVLAKPEPDPQFQTADIAFGQPSVESVQQATNLRWLSISSSGMTRYDNDAFRTLMQERQTAVTHSATVFNRACALHAFSFMLAEARKLPEALQTQVAHSSPGWPDIRARSTLLEGDSVLIVGHGAIGRRLVELLQPLGMQIKGYRRRPRGDEGIPMVTEKEYPFALASADHVINILPESDATRHFFNARSFATMKYGAVFYNIGRGATVDQDALAEFLLFKKLKAAWLDVTTPEPLPRGHMLLSLPNCHITPHIAGGHHGEHMTLVRHFIDNLRRFEQGETLVDRVM
- the menB gene encoding 1,4-dihydroxy-2-naphthoyl-CoA synthase encodes the protein MSDWIEVKPFEEILYHKLPGEGIAKVTINRPHRRNAFTPDTVMEMIEAFTDAREDPEIGCVLLCGQNPQTDGKYAFCSGGDQKIRGDKAGGYQGKDGVPRLNVLDLQKLIRSMPKVVIALVAGYAIGGGHVLHVVCDMTIAADNAVFGQTGPKVGSFDGGFGSSYLARSVGQKKAREIWYLCRQYDAQEALDMGLVNKVVPVDQLEAEGIAWARDVMQHSPLAIRCLKSAFNAELDGQAGIQELAGNATLLYYLTEQGEEGHQSYVNKRKPDFKKYPWLP
- the gcvH gene encoding glycine cleavage system protein GcvH, which produces MSNIPADLKYTEEHEWLRAEDDGATIGITDHAQTSLGDITFVELPAVGDVIEKGETFGTVESVKAASDLYAPVSGEVVAINEALDGEPELVNSDPYGEGWMIKVKIDDSEAPALLDAEAYAKICE
- a CDS encoding SGNH/GDSL hydrolase family protein, with the translated sequence MIFTVMGHPFKPGQTILFQGDSITDCGRDRTNVNCYGHGYVRIVASLLASRYPEANLKFINKGISGNRVKDLAARWDEDCIDLKPDWLSILIGVNDCWRAFDQNDPTSAEQYEEGYRGILDRVKDKVEQLIICEPFLLPIPEDRKAWRADLDPKIHVARELAREYKAIFVPFDGVFAQAATRQEMAYWAHDGVHPSPAGHGLMAKTWLQAARV
- a CDS encoding DinB family protein; translated protein: MPEIVDDNIACLRQGVTLLVELGDAAFSEGQTLCFGSSIGQHLRHNIDHAYCFLRGLASGNIDYDARARDSRLETDVAYASDALEDLAKELATISEADLEKPVTVMMDSGAAIPTPAHSTVRRELQFLLSHTVHHYALISTIRRIQGCETPAEFGVAPSTLKHQLAE
- a CDS encoding NRDE family protein is translated as MCTATWWNGADGYELFFNRDELKTRDLGLPPREELLNGIRYLAPLDPTGGGTWLLVNEFGLTICLINQYPDNPRSPGAHRISRGRLVRSFADCRDIAEVKSRIAGADLCRYEAFLLIAVQPGHAGQTFTWDTRCLSQKQVTQPQPFTSSSHLPDEVLRSRRRRFGELIRLRGGDPTPDDLRAFHEHFAPETAAHSVFMSRSDASTVSLSHVMVDHETITLEYAPRIPGAFQFDRAHRHQLPRRQACVA